The DNA sequence TGGATCTGGGGGAAGCGGGCGCGCAGCGCCTCGACCGAGCCGTCTGCTGACCCGTTGTCCACCACCACCGCAGCGACGTCGACACCACGCTGCTCCTCGAGGGAAGCCACAGCGCGGATCGTCAGCTCTCGGGTGTTGTAGCTGACGACGACCGCTGTGACCTGAGGCGTGGTCGAGAACACGATGGCGGGGCCTGCGTGGCTGGAAACCTGGCGTCCGGGATTGTATGCTGCCGCCCATCGGTGCGGAACCCCGCTCCTTTATACCCGCTTCGCCGTATGACAGACATCGTCTGCGTTGTGGCCGATCTGGCTCGGAACCCGCTCTACACGGCGATGCAGTTCGCGGGAGCGTTGGGCGGAGCTCCGCGCGTGACCGTCGCGGGCCCGAGCAGTGGGCCCCTGTGGCCACCGATGGCTCAGGAGGCGCCTCGCCCGAGAGAACTCCCTCGCCCCTGGCCTTGGACGCCGGCCGCACGCCGGACCCTCCGTGAGTTGGCGCGCGGCGCCCACCTCCTCTACGCGTTCAAAGCGATGCCCGGGAGTCTCGGTCTCGCCCTCGGCGTCGGGCGTGGACTCGACATCCCCGTCGCGCTGCACCTGGACGACTGGGACGCCGGTTTCTTCCACGACGTGTCGCCGCTGCGGCGGTGGGGTCGGGGGCTGCGCGATCTGCGGAACCCCTCAGGGGACCTGTACCTCCGCGGCATGGAGCGGTGGATCCCCGAGGTCGCTTTCCTTACGGTCTCCTCACGGGCGCTGCAGCGCCGCTTCGGCGGCACGCTGGTTCGTCAGGGTGTGGACGTGCATCGCTTCGACCCTGCCCTTCACCCCCAGGATGAGGCCCGAGCTCGCCTCGGGCTCCCGCCCGACGTGCCTGTGGCCGTCTTCGCGGGTACACCCCGAGCGCACAAAGGGCTGGAAGACCTCTTGGGCGCGATGCGGCGCCTGAGGGTGCCATTGCAGCTGCTGGTCGCAGGGGTTGCAGACGACGCGCTCGCCGGCGCTCTGCGTGCGGGAGGCGCGACCGTGCGGGGCTCCTACGCCTTTTCCCAGTCCGGCTGGGTTCTGGGCGCGGCGGACTTCGCGGTGATCCCACAGCGGGACTCGCCCTTCGCCCGTCATCAACTCCCGGCGAAGCTCCTCCACGCCCAGGCCCTCGCGCTCCCGACCCTGATCACGGACGTGGGCGACGCACACGAGCTGGTCGGGGGTTCAGCGCCGGCGGGACTCGTCGTCCCCGCCGGCGACCCCGACGCACTGGTCGAGGGTCTCGAGACGCTGGCCTGCGACAGTGGCCGCCGGGCGCGCATGGCCGTAGAGGCGCGCCGGAGAGCCGTACACGAACACGGCTGGCCGGCGATGCGCGACACCCTGGAGGCCCTCCTCCTTCAGGAGGGGTTCTCGGTTCCCCGTGCAGAGCGGGCGGACTCGTAGACGGCCCGGAGCCGCGCCTTGAAGTGGGCTCGGGTAAACGTCTCCTCGAAGCGCGCACGCGCGCGCGTGCCCCAAACGCCCGCCAGCTCCGGGTCGCGGACGAGCGGCTCCAGCGCCTCGACCCAGGGGTCCGCGCCGGAGCCACGCACCACCTGCCCACCTGTCCCCACGATCTCCGGTAGAGCGGCAGTATCGGATACCAACACCGCACGCCCGCAGGCCATCGCTTCCACCGCTACGAATCCGAAGCCTTCCGCCCGGGACGGCACCACCAATGCATGAGCCCGGGCCAGGATCGCGAAGAGGCGCTCCCGGGGAACCGCCGCCAGACCCATCACACCCTCTCGGGTCCAGTCCGGGTAGGCCGGGTCCCCCACCAGCGTGAGCTCGACCTCGAGCCCTCGTCCTCGAAGGCGTCGCTGCGCCTCCAGGGCCAGGTCGGCTCCCTTTCGCTCTGGATCGCGGCCCGCCAGCACCACCCGGAACGGCGAGGGCGGCGGGCCGGGGCCGACCCCCGGGTCGGAGAACCCGGGCGGCACGACGTGCACACGCTCAGACGGGACGCCCGCTGCCTTCAGGTGGCCGGCAGCGTAGTGGGAGAAGACCACGATGGCGGCCAGCCGCTCCCAGGAGACGAACTCGTTCGTGATGCCGAGGGGCGGGTAGAGCCGCGACGCGCGTGCGTAGAGCGTCCGGATGCGCTCGTCCGAGTAGGCGAGATACGCAGCCAGATAGTGACGGTAGGTCGCTCCGCCCAGGCTCATCACCACCGGCACGGAACCCTGGATGCGATGGGTCAGGTTGTGGACGTGCACCACGTCGTAGGCGTCATCCACGCGGTACGCCCTCAGCCCAGGCAAGGGCCAGAGCCACGGATGCACGAGGCGGTTGAACGCGCGCTCGGCCCACGCTTGGGCGCGCGCGCCCGGAGCGGATGCGTGGGCATCCAGCACGGCCCGGTAGGTGACGCCGTCCGGTGGATCCCCGATCAAGTCCGCGAGAAAGACTTCCTCGCCTCCGCCGCCCCGTGCCCCGAGCAGGAGGCAGGAGAGTGGGTCAGCCACCGGAGCGACGCGCCAGGCGACGTTGCCGCCACACCTCGATCCCGATGGCCGCGAATACGAGCACACCGATGACGAGCTGAGAACGGTGTCGATAGGCCGTCCCCGCGTTTCCCTCCACGAGACCGTATACGCTCGCGGTCAGCACGAAGAAGGTCAGGACGGGTATGGCTCGCTCGAAGTACCGACGCAGCACGTGGAGCGCGCC is a window from the Gemmatimonadota bacterium genome containing:
- a CDS encoding glycosyltransferase family 4 protein, with the protein product MADPLSCLLLGARGGGGEEVFLADLIGDPPDGVTYRAVLDAHASAPGARAQAWAERAFNRLVHPWLWPLPGLRAYRVDDAYDVVHVHNLTHRIQGSVPVVMSLGGATYRHYLAAYLAYSDERIRTLYARASRLYPPLGITNEFVSWERLAAIVVFSHYAAGHLKAAGVPSERVHVVPPGFSDPGVGPGPPPSPFRVVLAGRDPERKGADLALEAQRRLRGRGLEVELTLVGDPAYPDWTREGVMGLAAVPRERLFAILARAHALVVPSRAEGFGFVAVEAMACGRAVLVSDTAALPEIVGTGGQVVRGSGADPWVEALEPLVRDPELAGVWGTRARARFEETFTRAHFKARLRAVYESARSARGTENPS
- a CDS encoding glycosyltransferase family 4 protein gives rise to the protein MTDIVCVVADLARNPLYTAMQFAGALGGAPRVTVAGPSSGPLWPPMAQEAPRPRELPRPWPWTPAARRTLRELARGAHLLYAFKAMPGSLGLALGVGRGLDIPVALHLDDWDAGFFHDVSPLRRWGRGLRDLRNPSGDLYLRGMERWIPEVAFLTVSSRALQRRFGGTLVRQGVDVHRFDPALHPQDEARARLGLPPDVPVAVFAGTPRAHKGLEDLLGAMRRLRVPLQLLVAGVADDALAGALRAGGATVRGSYAFSQSGWVLGAADFAVIPQRDSPFARHQLPAKLLHAQALALPTLITDVGDAHELVGGSAPAGLVVPAGDPDALVEGLETLACDSGRRARMAVEARRRAVHEHGWPAMRDTLEALLLQEGFSVPRAERADS